The following proteins come from a genomic window of Kitasatospora sp. NBC_01246:
- a CDS encoding IS110 family transposase, with protein MTSMTHDGPQITGGVDTHGLTHHAAVIDSLGRHLADREFPATIVGYRDLLDWMRSHGVLTAVGVEGTGAYGAELARVLAAAGVTVVDVDRPDRKTRRLKGKSDPIDAYAAATAVASGRATGVPKSRDGVVEAARVLRVGRRSAVKARTQAMNQIRGLLVSAPAVLREQLAGLERAALIRTLARLRPGTDLSTPLAATKAALRCLARRHQALDEEITELDAEIGPLVREAAPDLLALFGVGPETAGQLLASAGDNPERMRSEGAFAHLAGVAPIPASSGRTHRHRLNRGGDRAANNALHTIVLVRMRYDERTRAYVARRTKEGLSKKDITRCLKRFVAREVYRALTSTPTSRITQPDLAPAA; from the coding sequence ATGACCAGCATGACGCACGACGGCCCGCAGATCACCGGCGGAGTCGACACTCACGGCCTGACCCACCACGCGGCGGTGATCGACTCGCTTGGCCGACACCTCGCCGACCGGGAGTTCCCAGCCACCATCGTCGGCTACCGGGACCTGCTGGACTGGATGCGCTCGCACGGCGTCCTGACCGCGGTCGGCGTGGAGGGCACCGGCGCCTACGGTGCCGAACTCGCCCGGGTGCTGGCCGCCGCGGGGGTCACGGTCGTCGACGTTGACCGGCCGGACCGAAAGACCCGGCGGCTGAAGGGCAAGTCCGACCCGATCGACGCCTACGCGGCTGCCACGGCGGTGGCTTCGGGACGGGCCACCGGCGTCCCGAAGAGCCGCGACGGTGTGGTCGAGGCCGCGCGCGTGCTGCGGGTAGGCCGCCGCAGCGCGGTGAAGGCCCGCACCCAGGCGATGAACCAGATCCGCGGCCTGCTCGTGTCCGCTCCGGCGGTCCTGCGCGAGCAGCTCGCGGGCCTGGAACGGGCCGCCCTGATACGCACACTCGCCCGGCTGCGGCCCGGTACGGACCTGTCGACACCTCTGGCCGCGACCAAGGCGGCCCTGCGGTGCCTGGCCCGCCGCCACCAGGCGCTGGACGAGGAGATCACCGAGCTTGACGCCGAGATCGGCCCGCTGGTCCGGGAAGCCGCGCCCGACCTTCTCGCGCTGTTCGGCGTCGGCCCCGAGACCGCCGGCCAGCTTCTCGCATCGGCCGGGGACAACCCCGAACGGATGCGCTCCGAGGGAGCGTTCGCGCACCTCGCCGGCGTCGCACCGATCCCCGCCTCCTCGGGCCGCACCCACCGTCACCGCCTTAACCGAGGCGGTGACCGGGCCGCGAACAACGCCCTCCACACAATCGTGCTGGTCCGCATGCGCTACGACGAACGCACTCGCGCCTACGTCGCCCGCCGCACCAAGGAAGGACTGTCGAAGAAGGACATCACGCGCTGCCTCAAGCGCTTCGTCGCCCGCGAGGTCTACCGCGCACTGACCAGCACTCCAACCTCACGAATCACCCAACCCGACCTTGCTCCTGCGGCTTGA
- a CDS encoding sugar ABC transporter ATP-binding protein: MADPSPGRGSVVEADGISKRFGATVALSDARISVAPGESHALVGRNGAGKSTLVSVLTGLQSPDTGTLRFGGEPAPAPGDTAAWRSRVACVYQRSTVVPALSVAENLFLNRHGPDDRGALRPIGWKRLRRRAAELLAEYGVDVDPTARAEDLTVEQRQFVEIARALSFGARFIVLDEPTAKLDARGIELLFDKLRSLQEQGVAFLFISHHLQEVYDLCSTVTVYRDARHIVTAPVAELDRQALVEAMTGESARGGEPSWAVPGRPGTHRAPLLTVTGLSLAGAFQDVTLTARAGEVVGLAGAAASGNVRFGETVAGLHRPQTGTITVAGRPVRTGRVPAALAAGIGFVPEDRHLQGLIPQRSVAENATLTVTDQLGPFGTVLPSRTRAFARRMIDELDIKTPGPAAPVSALSGGNQQKVVIARALATEPHVLIAVRPTNGVDVKSKESLLGTVRQVADAGRSALIVSDELDDLRVCDRVLAMFHGRVVAEFEHGWSDEQLVAAMEGLAGPIDTKERDVSHH, encoded by the coding sequence ATGGCGGACCCCAGCCCCGGACGGGGCTCCGTCGTCGAGGCCGACGGGATCAGCAAGCGCTTCGGCGCCACCGTCGCCCTCAGCGACGCCCGTATCTCGGTCGCGCCCGGCGAGTCGCACGCCCTGGTCGGCCGCAACGGCGCGGGCAAGTCCACGCTCGTCTCGGTGCTCACCGGCCTGCAGAGCCCGGACACCGGCACCCTGCGGTTCGGCGGCGAGCCCGCCCCGGCACCCGGCGACACCGCTGCCTGGCGCTCCAGGGTCGCCTGCGTGTACCAGCGCTCCACCGTCGTCCCCGCGCTGAGCGTCGCCGAGAACCTGTTCCTGAACCGGCACGGCCCCGACGACAGAGGCGCGCTGCGGCCGATCGGCTGGAAGCGGCTGCGCCGGCGCGCCGCCGAGCTGCTGGCCGAGTACGGCGTCGACGTCGACCCGACCGCTCGCGCCGAGGACCTGACCGTCGAGCAGCGCCAGTTCGTGGAGATCGCCCGGGCGCTGTCCTTCGGTGCCCGCTTCATCGTCCTGGACGAGCCCACCGCCAAGCTCGACGCCCGCGGCATCGAGCTGCTCTTCGACAAGCTGCGCTCGCTCCAGGAGCAGGGCGTCGCCTTCCTGTTCATCTCCCACCATCTGCAGGAGGTCTACGACCTCTGCTCCACCGTCACGGTCTACCGCGACGCGCGCCATATCGTCACCGCGCCGGTCGCCGAACTCGACCGGCAGGCGTTGGTGGAGGCGATGACCGGGGAGAGCGCTCGGGGCGGCGAGCCGTCCTGGGCGGTGCCCGGCCGGCCGGGCACCCACCGGGCCCCGCTGTTGACCGTCACCGGCCTGAGCCTGGCCGGCGCCTTCCAGGACGTGACCCTGACCGCGCGGGCCGGCGAGGTCGTGGGCCTGGCCGGCGCGGCCGCCAGCGGCAACGTCCGGTTCGGCGAGACCGTGGCCGGCCTGCACCGCCCCCAGACCGGGACCATCACCGTGGCCGGCCGCCCGGTGCGCACCGGGCGGGTCCCCGCCGCCCTCGCCGCGGGCATCGGGTTCGTTCCCGAGGACCGGCACCTCCAGGGCCTCATTCCGCAGCGCAGCGTCGCCGAGAACGCCACCCTGACCGTCACCGACCAGCTCGGCCCGTTCGGCACCGTGCTGCCCTCGCGCACCCGGGCCTTCGCCCGGCGGATGATCGACGAACTCGACATCAAGACGCCCGGGCCGGCGGCCCCCGTGTCCGCGCTGTCCGGCGGCAACCAGCAGAAGGTGGTCATCGCCCGGGCGCTGGCCACCGAACCGCACGTCCTCATCGCCGTCCGGCCCACCAACGGCGTCGACGTGAAGTCCAAGGAATCCCTGCTCGGCACCGTCCGCCAGGTCGCCGACGCCGGGCGAAGCGCCCTGATCGTGTCCGACGAACTCGACGACCTGCGGGTCTGCGACCGGGTCCTGGCCATGTTCCACGGCCGCGTGGTCGCCGAGTTCGAACACGGCTGGAGCGACGAACAGCTGGTCGCAGCCATGGAGGGCCTGGCCGGCCCGATTGACACGAAGGAACGCGATGTCTCCCACCACTGA
- a CDS encoding ABC transporter permease → MSPTTEVRARPASAVTAPADRRFTLARYRDLSLVPVLLVLGVIGFAVSPAFLTSDNLLGVGQQATELSLLVLAEALILIAGRMDLSLESTIGVAPVIAVWLVLPDHGARFNGLGLFPSWTAVPLCLAVGALIGAVNGFLILKLRLNGFIVTLGALTLLRGLQVAVSQGQSIVNLPGSFTYLGGARWFGVPAAIWICALLFLAGGCALAWLRHGRALYAIGGNPEAARAAGIRVDRITWTVLVLGGLVAAFAGVLYTGHYGSISADQGNGWIFQVFAATVIGGVSLNGGRGTLFGALTGVLTLQLVVNVMTLAGVPPLWNQFLNGAIIIVALIISRFASGEKQE, encoded by the coding sequence ATGTCTCCCACCACTGAGGTCCGCGCGCGCCCGGCGAGTGCCGTCACCGCGCCCGCCGACCGCCGCTTCACCCTCGCCCGCTACCGCGACCTGTCACTGGTGCCGGTCCTGCTCGTCCTGGGCGTCATCGGCTTCGCCGTCTCGCCGGCCTTCCTGACCTCCGACAACCTCCTGGGCGTCGGTCAGCAGGCCACCGAGCTGAGCCTGCTCGTCCTGGCCGAGGCGCTGATCCTGATCGCCGGCCGGATGGACCTCTCGCTGGAGTCCACGATCGGTGTGGCCCCGGTCATCGCGGTCTGGCTGGTCCTGCCCGACCACGGCGCGCGCTTCAACGGCCTGGGGCTGTTTCCCTCCTGGACGGCCGTCCCGCTGTGTCTGGCGGTCGGCGCGCTGATCGGCGCGGTCAACGGCTTCCTGATCCTCAAGCTGCGCCTGAACGGCTTCATCGTCACCCTGGGCGCGCTGACCCTGCTCCGCGGGCTCCAGGTCGCCGTCTCCCAGGGGCAGTCGATCGTCAACCTGCCCGGCTCGTTCACCTACCTGGGCGGCGCCCGCTGGTTCGGCGTCCCGGCGGCGATCTGGATCTGCGCCCTGCTCTTCCTCGCCGGCGGGTGCGCGCTCGCCTGGCTGCGCCACGGCCGCGCGCTGTACGCGATCGGCGGCAACCCCGAGGCCGCCCGTGCCGCCGGCATCCGGGTCGACCGGATCACCTGGACGGTGCTGGTCCTCGGCGGCCTAGTGGCCGCCTTCGCCGGCGTCCTCTACACGGGACACTACGGGTCCATCTCCGCCGACCAGGGCAACGGCTGGATCTTCCAGGTCTTCGCCGCCACCGTCATCGGCGGCGTCAGCCTCAACGGCGGGCGCGGCACCCTGTTCGGGGCGCTCACCGGGGTGCTGACCCTCCAGCTCGTGGTCAACGTGATGACCCTCGCGGGCGTGCCGCCGCTGTGGAACCAGTTCCTCAACGGCGCGATCATCATCGTCGCGCTGATCATCTCCCGCTTCGCCTCCGGCGAGAAGCAGGAGTGA
- a CDS encoding sugar ABC transporter substrate-binding protein: MKTRTTRTACTGGVVVLLAGCLGACGSSGGPSGSAQQIGIDIPRTDSDFWKAYAKYLQQEIGAQQLDVLPLTHSEGDEAKFTANIQALQRRRPKSIVMAPQNTVTTDVTLSGLFAANINAISVDTEPEHGNVYMVVRTDNKAYGTKACEFLGKQLGGKGKVAELQGALNSVNGYDRSEAFATCMKRNYPKIQVIELPTDWKGDVAATKLQSTLATHPDLNGIYMQAGGVFLQPTLDVLRQKGLLKPAGQSGHITIVSNDGIPTELAAIREGQIDATVSQPADLYAKYALFYARAAAQGKSFQTGPTDHQSTIIQLPNGLEDQLPAPLVTKDNVNDPALWANHPVG; encoded by the coding sequence ATGAAGACACGTACCACCCGGACCGCCTGCACGGGCGGCGTCGTCGTGCTCCTCGCCGGGTGCCTCGGCGCCTGCGGAAGCTCCGGCGGGCCGAGCGGCTCCGCCCAGCAGATCGGCATCGACATCCCCCGCACCGACTCCGACTTCTGGAAGGCTTACGCGAAGTACCTCCAGCAGGAGATCGGCGCCCAGCAGTTGGACGTCCTGCCGCTCACCCACTCCGAGGGCGACGAGGCGAAGTTCACCGCGAACATCCAGGCGTTGCAGCGCCGCCGCCCCAAGTCCATCGTGATGGCGCCGCAGAACACCGTGACCACCGATGTCACGCTCTCCGGGCTGTTCGCCGCCAACATCAACGCGATCAGCGTCGACACCGAGCCGGAACACGGCAACGTCTACATGGTGGTGCGCACCGACAACAAGGCCTACGGCACCAAGGCCTGCGAGTTCCTCGGCAAGCAGCTCGGCGGCAAGGGCAAGGTCGCCGAACTCCAGGGCGCGCTCAACTCGGTCAACGGCTACGACCGTTCCGAGGCGTTCGCCACCTGCATGAAGCGGAACTACCCCAAGATCCAGGTCATCGAGCTGCCGACCGACTGGAAGGGCGACGTCGCCGCCACCAAGCTCCAGTCCACCCTGGCCACCCACCCCGACCTGAACGGCATCTACATGCAGGCCGGCGGGGTGTTCCTCCAGCCCACCCTCGACGTCCTGCGCCAGAAGGGCTTACTCAAGCCCGCGGGCCAGAGCGGCCACATCACCATCGTCTCCAACGACGGCATCCCGACCGAGCTCGCCGCCATCCGGGAGGGTCAGATCGACGCCACGGTCTCCCAGCCCGCTGACCTCTACGCCAAGTACGCCCTCTTCTACGCCCGGGCCGCGGCCCAGGGCAAGTCCTTCCAGACCGGTCCCACCGACCACCAGTCCACCATCATCCAGCTGCCCAACGGCCTGGAGGACCAGCTCCCCGCGCCCCTGGTGACCAAGGACAATGTGAACGATCCGGCGCTCTGGGCGAACCACCCCGTGGGCTGA
- a CDS encoding IS110 family transposase, protein MILIGIDPHKSSHTAVAVDASGHQLAKRRFVVNAGTFRQLMTWCEQWPERRFAVEGAGGLGRSLAQQLAAAGEHVVDVPATLSARARLLATGGNRKTDEADARHVAQVALFRPDLRQVTAEDQSTILRLLTERRDDLVHERTRVLNRLHAVLRDLLPGGVATGLSADKAAAAMKGIRPVTATDNCRRDIARDLLADLRRLDRLVKDNEVQMREALAATRTTLTSLPGLGTVLAAKVLGHVGDIGRFPTEHHFASYTGSAPLDASSGNNARHRLNTGGNRALNSVLHTIAICQIRDGGRGQDYYLRKIAEGKTPSEARRALKRRLSNVVYRIMKRDHRNQLTTAA, encoded by the coding sequence GTGATCCTGATCGGTATCGACCCGCACAAGTCCTCCCACACCGCCGTCGCCGTCGACGCCTCGGGCCACCAGCTGGCCAAGCGCCGGTTCGTCGTCAACGCTGGCACGTTCCGCCAGCTCATGACCTGGTGCGAGCAGTGGCCCGAGCGTCGCTTCGCCGTCGAGGGCGCCGGCGGCCTCGGCCGCTCGCTCGCCCAGCAGCTGGCCGCCGCCGGCGAGCACGTGGTCGACGTGCCGGCCACGCTGTCGGCCAGGGCCCGGCTGCTGGCCACGGGCGGCAATCGCAAGACCGATGAGGCCGATGCCCGCCACGTCGCGCAGGTCGCGCTGTTCCGCCCCGACCTGCGGCAGGTCACCGCCGAGGACCAGAGCACGATCCTTCGGCTGCTGACCGAGCGCCGCGACGACCTGGTCCACGAGCGCACCCGCGTCCTGAACCGGCTCCACGCCGTCCTGCGCGACCTGTTGCCCGGCGGCGTGGCCACCGGCCTGTCCGCCGACAAAGCCGCCGCCGCGATGAAGGGCATCCGCCCCGTCACCGCCACCGACAATTGCCGCCGTGACATAGCCCGCGACCTGCTGGCCGACCTGCGGCGTCTGGACCGGCTGGTGAAGGACAACGAGGTCCAGATGCGCGAGGCGCTGGCCGCGACCCGGACCACGCTCACCAGCCTGCCGGGACTGGGCACCGTGCTGGCCGCCAAGGTCCTCGGGCACGTCGGCGACATCGGCCGCTTCCCAACCGAGCACCACTTCGCCAGCTACACCGGCAGCGCGCCACTGGACGCTTCCAGCGGCAACAACGCCCGCCACCGGCTCAACACCGGCGGCAACCGGGCGCTGAACTCGGTCCTGCACACGATCGCGATCTGCCAGATCCGCGACGGCGGCCGCGGCCAGGACTACTACCTTCGCAAGATCGCCGAGGGGAAGACCCCGTCCGAGGCTCGCCGGGCCCTGAAGCGACGGCTGTCCAACGTGGTCTACCGGATCATGAAACGCGACCATCGGAACCAGCTCACCACCGCTGCTTGA
- a CDS encoding sugar ABC transporter substrate-binding protein, with the protein MKFRSSGTAATLAAVVVLAGFATACNRGSASDSSAGGKPAIGIDLPRADSDFWNSYAQYVKQDASAQGLNTLPVSNSQNDVTKLVANVQVFQNTGAKAVVMAPQDTGAIASTLEQLSARKIPVISVDTRPDKGNVYMVVRADNKAYGIKACEFLGKQLDGKGKVAELQGALSSINGRDRSEAFAACMKEKFPGIEVIELATDWKGDVASAKLQSTLAAHPDLGGVYMQAGGVFLQPTLALLQQKGLLKPVGQPGHIAIVSNDGIPQEFDAIRRGDIDATVSQPADLYAKYALHYAQASAEGKTFQPGPTDHQSTIIQLPNGLEDQLPAPLVTKENVDDQSLWGNNVGK; encoded by the coding sequence ATGAAGTTCCGCTCCTCCGGAACCGCGGCCACGCTCGCCGCCGTCGTCGTCCTGGCGGGGTTCGCCACTGCCTGCAACCGCGGTAGCGCCTCGGACTCCTCCGCCGGCGGCAAGCCGGCGATCGGCATCGACCTGCCGCGCGCGGACTCCGACTTCTGGAACTCCTACGCGCAGTACGTCAAGCAGGACGCCTCCGCCCAGGGCCTGAACACCCTGCCGGTGAGCAACTCCCAGAACGACGTCACCAAGCTGGTCGCCAACGTCCAGGTGTTCCAGAACACCGGCGCCAAGGCCGTGGTGATGGCACCTCAGGACACCGGTGCGATCGCCTCCACCCTGGAACAGCTGTCCGCCCGGAAGATCCCGGTGATCAGCGTCGACACCCGCCCCGACAAGGGGAACGTCTACATGGTGGTGCGCGCCGACAACAAGGCGTACGGCATCAAGGCCTGCGAGTTCCTCGGCAAGCAGCTCGACGGCAAGGGCAAGGTCGCCGAACTCCAGGGCGCCCTGAGCTCCATCAACGGACGCGACCGCTCCGAGGCGTTCGCCGCCTGTATGAAGGAGAAGTTCCCCGGCATCGAGGTCATCGAGCTGGCCACCGACTGGAAGGGTGACGTCGCCTCCGCGAAGCTCCAGTCCACCCTGGCCGCCCACCCGGACCTGGGCGGCGTCTACATGCAGGCCGGCGGCGTGTTCCTGCAGCCGACGCTGGCCCTGCTGCAGCAGAAGGGCCTGCTCAAGCCCGTCGGCCAGCCCGGCCACATCGCGATCGTCTCCAATGACGGCATCCCGCAGGAGTTCGACGCGATCCGCAGGGGCGACATCGACGCGACGGTCTCCCAGCCGGCCGACCTCTACGCCAAGTACGCCCTGCACTACGCGCAGGCCTCGGCCGAGGGCAAGACCTTCCAGCCCGGTCCCACCGACCACCAGTCCACCATCATCCAGCTGCCCAACGGCCTAGAGGACCAGCTCCCCGCCCCCCTGGTCACCAAGGAGAACGTCGACGACCAGAGCCTCTGGGGCAACAACGTCGGCAAGTAG
- the murJ gene encoding murein biosynthesis integral membrane protein MurJ: MLEGTPDSARVRGKRGRGRHAAAKSGKAKSGLLRSSMLMAAGTMASRATGLIRQVLQAGALGTGLLATTYNQANVVPASLYFLLIGGALNSVLVPQLVRARIDQPDGGRAFEQRLVTLTMCVLGVGTCLAVWAAPQIISLYQSDSPDNHAAFELTVVFARFLLPQIFFYGLFSILGQVLNARNKFGAMMWTPVLNNVVLITMFGVYLGLMTAPEQVQDITPTEVTLLGAGTTLALALQALALIPFVRAAGFRFRPRFDWRGTGLRKSVGAARWTLLFVLANLAAATVVTRYASAADTTLPNDGVGFSAYTYAQTIWMLPQSIVTVSLVTALLPRMSRAVAEQRLDDMRADLSGALRVSGVVIVPAAFFFLALGPQTAQLLFAHGAADAASARPLGNMLQAFGLGLIPFSAQYLLLRGFYAFEDTRTPFWMALWISAANILLATACHLWLPARWAVTAMAASYALSYAVGLLITATLLRRRLNGHLDGRRVLHTYGRLTTAAAAAAGTGWLAAHYCSAALAPTTWTTVLSLAAGGVAMLLIFVGLARLLKISELRSLPGLG, encoded by the coding sequence ATGCTGGAGGGAACGCCGGATTCGGCGCGGGTGCGGGGGAAGCGGGGCCGGGGGCGGCACGCCGCTGCGAAGTCGGGCAAGGCGAAGAGCGGGCTGCTGCGCTCCTCGATGCTGATGGCGGCGGGAACGATGGCGTCCCGGGCGACCGGGCTGATCAGACAGGTGCTGCAGGCCGGGGCGCTGGGGACCGGGCTGCTGGCCACGACCTACAACCAGGCCAACGTCGTACCGGCGAGCCTCTACTTCCTGCTCATCGGAGGAGCACTGAACTCGGTCCTGGTACCGCAGTTGGTCCGCGCCAGAATCGACCAGCCGGACGGCGGACGGGCATTCGAGCAACGCCTGGTCACCCTGACGATGTGCGTGCTCGGCGTCGGCACCTGCCTCGCCGTGTGGGCCGCCCCGCAGATCATCAGCCTCTACCAGAGCGACTCCCCCGACAATCACGCCGCCTTCGAGCTGACCGTCGTCTTCGCCCGGTTCCTGCTCCCGCAGATCTTCTTCTACGGCCTGTTCAGCATCCTGGGACAGGTTCTCAACGCCCGGAACAAGTTCGGCGCCATGATGTGGACCCCGGTCCTCAACAACGTCGTCCTGATCACCATGTTCGGCGTCTACCTCGGCCTCATGACCGCACCCGAGCAGGTCCAGGACATCACCCCCACCGAAGTGACGCTGCTCGGCGCCGGCACCACGCTCGCCCTCGCCCTCCAGGCGCTCGCCCTGATCCCCTTCGTCCGCGCTGCGGGCTTCCGCTTCCGCCCCCGCTTCGACTGGCGCGGCACCGGCCTGCGCAAAAGCGTCGGCGCCGCCCGCTGGACGTTGCTGTTCGTGCTGGCCAACCTGGCCGCCGCCACCGTAGTGACCCGCTACGCCTCGGCGGCGGACACCACGCTGCCCAACGACGGCGTCGGCTTCTCGGCCTACACCTACGCGCAGACGATCTGGATGCTGCCGCAGTCCATCGTGACAGTCTCGCTGGTGACCGCTCTGCTGCCACGGATGAGCCGGGCAGTCGCCGAACAGCGCCTGGACGACATGAGAGCCGACCTGTCGGGCGCCCTGCGGGTGAGCGGTGTCGTCATCGTCCCCGCCGCGTTCTTCTTCCTCGCCCTCGGACCGCAGACCGCGCAGCTCCTCTTCGCCCACGGCGCCGCGGACGCGGCATCAGCCCGACCGCTCGGGAACATGCTCCAGGCCTTCGGCCTGGGCCTGATCCCGTTCTCCGCGCAGTACCTCCTCCTGCGCGGCTTCTACGCCTTCGAGGACACCCGCACACCGTTCTGGATGGCCCTCTGGATCAGCGCCGCGAACATCCTCCTCGCCACCGCCTGCCACCTATGGCTGCCCGCGCGCTGGGCTGTCACCGCAATGGCGGCCTCCTACGCGCTCTCCTACGCCGTCGGACTGCTCATCACGGCCACGCTGCTGCGCCGGCGCCTCAACGGGCACCTCGACGGCAGGAGAGTCCTGCACACCTACGGCCGGCTGACGACCGCCGCCGCGGCCGCCGCGGGCACCGGCTGGCTGGCAGCGCACTACTGTTCCGCCGCGCTCGCACCGACCACCTGGACAACGGTCCTGAGCCTGGCAGCCGGCGGCGTTGCCATGCTGCTCATCTTCGTCGGCCTGGCCCGGCTCCTGAAGATCAGCGAACTGCGGAGCCTGCCAGGGCTGGGATGA
- a CDS encoding FadR/GntR family transcriptional regulator has translation MGVTGEAIEKIKGMIVSGVLQPGDRLPSEAGLADRLGLSRGSLREAVRALTAMRIVVARQGDGTYVCGLEPHLLLEALAFAADVSHGRTARQLLQVRRLLEPQVTALAAGRLTDDELLALRATLDRSATDIGIEEFVELDIEFHRAIADAVGNPVLSTLLGILSTHTQRLRIVRGALLRSCPAGTRTSPAREQAHLEHEALWRALVDRDALRAAGAGTVHVAAVEDWLATGTTTDLRGPGTTA, from the coding sequence ATCGGGGTGACGGGCGAGGCCATCGAGAAGATCAAGGGCATGATCGTCTCCGGCGTCCTGCAGCCCGGTGACCGGCTGCCCAGCGAGGCCGGCCTGGCCGACCGGCTCGGGCTGTCCCGCGGCTCGCTGCGCGAGGCCGTGCGAGCGCTCACCGCGATGCGGATCGTGGTCGCCCGACAGGGCGACGGCACCTACGTCTGCGGGCTGGAGCCGCACCTGCTCCTCGAAGCCCTGGCCTTCGCCGCCGACGTCTCCCACGGCCGCACCGCCCGCCAGCTCCTCCAGGTCCGACGGCTGCTCGAACCCCAGGTGACCGCCCTCGCCGCCGGCCGGCTCACCGACGACGAGCTGTTGGCGCTCCGGGCGACCCTCGACCGGAGCGCCACGGACATCGGCATCGAGGAGTTCGTCGAGCTGGACATCGAGTTCCACCGCGCCATCGCCGACGCCGTCGGCAACCCGGTGCTGTCCACCCTGCTCGGCATCCTCTCCACCCACACCCAGCGGCTGCGGATCGTGCGCGGCGCCCTCCTCCGGTCCTGCCCTGCGGGCACCCGGACCTCCCCCGCCCGCGAGCAGGCCCACCTGGAGCACGAGGCCCTCTGGCGGGCCCTGGTCGACCGCGACGCCCTGCGCGCCGCCGGCGCCGGCACCGTGCACGTGGCGGCGGTCGAGGACTGGCTCGCCACCGGAACCACCACCGACCTCCGGGGCCCCGGCACCACCGCCTGA
- a CDS encoding fumarylacetoacetate hydrolase family protein: MRFLRIGPAGKEVPAVLGEDGRVFALSALTGDIDGAFLASGGIDRARAALAAGDLTPLDPAGLRTGAPVARPGKVVCIGLNYRDHAEETGAAVPDRPVVFLKDASTVVGPYDRVLIPRGSTRTDWEVELAVVIGREARYLASPADAADHIAGYAISNDVSEREFQLDYSAQWDLGKSCETFNPLGPWLVTPDEVGDVRALGLRLAVNGEVRQDGDTKDMVFDVPYLVWYLSQYMVLRPGDVINTGTPAGVALGLPGTPYLRAGDTVELGIDGLGTQRQTFSHA; the protein is encoded by the coding sequence ATGAGGTTCCTGCGGATCGGGCCGGCGGGGAAAGAGGTTCCGGCGGTCCTGGGCGAGGACGGGCGGGTGTTCGCGCTCTCGGCCCTGACCGGTGACATCGACGGGGCGTTCCTCGCCTCGGGCGGGATCGACCGCGCCCGGGCGGCCCTGGCCGCCGGGGACCTGACGCCCCTCGACCCGGCCGGCCTGCGGACCGGCGCCCCCGTCGCCCGCCCCGGCAAGGTCGTCTGCATCGGCCTCAACTACCGCGATCACGCGGAGGAGACCGGGGCGGCCGTCCCGGACCGTCCGGTGGTCTTCCTGAAGGACGCCTCCACCGTGGTCGGCCCCTACGACCGGGTGCTGATCCCCCGGGGCTCGACCAGGACCGACTGGGAGGTCGAACTCGCGGTCGTCATCGGCCGGGAGGCCCGTTACCTGGCGAGCCCGGCCGACGCGGCGGACCACATCGCCGGTTACGCGATCAGCAACGACGTCTCCGAGCGGGAGTTCCAACTCGACTACTCCGCCCAGTGGGACCTCGGGAAGTCCTGCGAGACGTTCAATCCACTGGGTCCGTGGCTGGTCACCCCGGACGAGGTCGGCGACGTGCGGGCGCTCGGCCTGCGCCTGGCCGTCAACGGCGAGGTGCGACAGGACGGCGACACCAAGGACATGGTCTTCGACGTGCCCTACCTGGTCTGGTACCTGAGCCAGTACATGGTCCTGCGGCCCGGCGACGTCATCAACACCGGCACCCCGGCCGGCGTCGCGCTGGGCCTGCCCGGCACCCCCTACCTGCGCGCCGGCGACACGGTCGAACTCGGCATCGACGGCCTCGGCACGCAGCGCCAGACCTTCTCCCACGCGTGA
- a CDS encoding SigE family RNA polymerase sigma factor, with the protein MSRRSAARQGEDADFRDFALGRFDQLYRSACLLTGGDTHLAEDLVQETLARMHAIWRRTTWLPGITTGRRIDNPAAYAHSVLVRQFLTHRRRGSSTERPVGELPDLPAGSVGDSDLRLMLLNALARLSDRDRAVLVLRYWEDRSIEEAADILRSSSGSVRTQSHRALRRLRAQLGDHLDDLVTR; encoded by the coding sequence ATGAGCCGCAGAAGTGCCGCCCGCCAGGGTGAGGACGCCGACTTCCGGGACTTCGCCCTCGGGCGCTTTGATCAGCTGTACCGCTCGGCCTGCCTGCTGACCGGCGGCGACACCCATCTCGCCGAGGACCTGGTGCAGGAGACCTTGGCGCGGATGCACGCGATATGGCGCCGTACGACCTGGCTGCCGGGGATCACCACCGGCAGGCGCATCGACAATCCGGCCGCCTACGCGCACAGCGTCCTGGTCCGCCAGTTCCTCACCCACCGCCGCCGCGGCAGCAGTACCGAACGGCCGGTCGGCGAACTCCCCGACCTACCCGCCGGCTCCGTGGGCGACAGCGATCTGCGACTCATGCTCCTCAACGCCCTGGCCCGGCTCTCCGACCGGGACCGGGCGGTGCTGGTGCTCCGCTACTGGGAGGACCGCAGCATCGAGGAGGCCGCCGACATCCTCCGCTCCAGCTCAGGATCCGTACGGACGCAGAGCCACCGCGCGCTGCGCAGACTGCGTGCCCAGCTCGGCGACCACCTCGACGATCTCGTCACCCGCTGA